The stretch of DNA tgcagTTTGGAGTTGCTGTATTTGGGAGGGAATCTAATCTCGGATATCCCAGTAGAGCTGGCCAACCTGCCTGTCCTCAGCTATTTGGTGCTGTGTGACAACCGCATCCAGAGCATCCCACCACAGTTTACCAGGTAAACACCCCACCACCGGTGCACCACACACACTTCTACTCTCTGTTATTTACAATATCTCACAGTGAGTACAGCcctcacatttttaaaaatagatcttacatttttaatttataaaaaatttaacactgaagatatgacatttttatacaatgtaaagtagtcagtgttcaGCCTATATATGACAGTGTGAATTTGTTGTGCATTTAAAATAActtaacacacagccattaaataaactgctggcaacaaaagtgagtacacacttaagtaaaatggccaaattgtgccgaATTAGACATTTTCCCTCCCCAGTGTCATGTGGCAGAAAAGATGATTTCTGCAAGAGTCAATATTCTGTTAGCACTGACAATTATAGAGAGACATCGCCAGTCtttatcattaccacccactttactctccactgtgagtggtaatgccttttgtGATTAATGCCCAGTACACACATGATTCTGTGGAtcatcaaggaatgttaaatgcgtGCAGAACTTCAGAAATGCAATGTcctcactatcaggcctcactcaagtCATGTCTCATGCCACCTTGCCATGATAACATTGGccaatgttcaacctcactcacaggataacaTCACACAGCTTCTACAGGATTTCAGTATTTGACGACTTCCCCTTCAAATTAAGTAACtgtatccctctctttcttttctgttcACTCTGCCTcggtttttaatattttgtgtctCTCACCTCCAGGCTTCATTCCCTGCGTTCTCTCAGTCTCCACAACAACCTCCTGACCTACCTGCCCCGTGAGATCCTCAGCCTGGTGCAGCTGCAGGAGCTCAGTCTGCGTGGAAACCCTCTGGTCGTGCGTTTTGTGAAGGACATGACCTATGATCCTCCGTCGCTGCTGGAACTGGCTGGTCGGACCATCAAATCACGCAACCTTCGCTACTCTGTGGAGGACATGCCTGCCCACCTGCTCAATTACCTGGACCTCGCCAGCAAGTGCCCCAACCCCAAGTGTGCAGGTAAGACGAGCTGAGCCGAATCCAGtacagaaaacctctggaatgtaatcaagaggaagatggatgatcacaagccatcaaaccaagctgaactgcttgaatttttgcaccagaagtggcataaagttatccaaaagcagtgtgtaagactggtggaggaaaaaatGCTAAgatacattaaaactgtgattaaaaaccagggttattccaccaaatattgatttctgatctcttaaaactttatgaatataaacttgttttctttgcattattcaaggtctgaaagctctacatcttttttgttattttagtcatttctaattttctgcaaataaattttatttggaatttcggagaaatgttgtcagtagtttatagaataataatactaTATTGAATTGAAATCCATACATTTATATACTCTTATCTCCTCTTCTCTAGGTGTGTACTTCGACTCGTGCGTGCGGCACATCAAGTTCGTGGATTTCTGTGGGAAGTACCGGCTGCCACTCATGCACTACCTGTGTtccccagaatgcacctctcccTGCAGCTCCAACCCACAGAGCGACGCCGACTCAGACGATGACCAGAGCGTGCCGGCTGACCGTCTGCAGAGAGTACTGCTGGGATAGCACTGTTTACACTCCCACAAACATCCTGTCTACTCTCTCAGTcctcctcaccctctctctctctggtgctaCTCCACCAAACACTGAACTTCTTCATGACATGTTTGTTTTGTCATCTGAGgccaaaaatgttctttttttagccAGTTGAAGCATGTTGAGAGTGAAGTGCTCCGGTGCAGTGGGAGAGCTGCTTTTCAACACTACACGCCTCCTCATCACTAACTACCGTTCATGTTCTAACCTAGTAATTCCAAGATACTAGACTGAGGAGAATGTAATGGGCCTGCAGCAGCGGGTTGCTGTGTTTACACAGCTAAAGAGGGTTTAAGACCCGCTAGTGTAATAGTAAGTTTGGCCTAGGTTAGCCCTGAGATGTCGAGTTTGGCTGTAGTATGTAAATGAAATTACATATTTAACAGTGTAGATTGTTGCATGTTAGATTGCATTAATGTTCCGTATGGAAAGAAAtggcaaaatatttatttttggtaAAACAAGACTTAAAGACTTATTATTAAAACGTaataatatcatgaaatattctcctttttcacaaaaaagtgttttgtttgaATATGCCGTTTATATTGTTATCACCGGAGATAACTGCAACTTCAAGGGTTAAACAGGGGGCCTCTACTGTGTGGCTCCAGAATCTTCTGAATGCATACTGGTTATTGTAGTTTAGTATTTAGTAGTTTATTTAACTAATTTGTGCAACAAACTCTTAAAATCAAGGTGCTACAGAGAGTTCTTTTGAGCAATACTATAGAAGAACCACGTTTAGTTTCATAAAGAACTACACTTTTAGTATTAAGACAAATCAAGTGCATTTTTCCTATCCAGCAAAAACTTTCTActagaaaaacagctgaagaatataaataatagaccttaaaaatagatacgGCAACATATTTAACatgacttcctttacaaaactagcaaaatattttatttccataAACACTATGAACAGacctaaaatattaaatttttattCAAAAGAGATATCTTTCagaagctctattgcacaaggaagacacaagtttaatatctgTTTAATCAAGCCATTAGAGTCATTAAAGTGTTAAAGCAGCtgttttatcagtttatcacaattcccttctttctccagttaacaaatacattcagtaattcagtgtgaATTAATAATATCCTTCACTCTACAGTATTAATCTGTTCTcagttctgttctcatgtttctccagacAGGAAAGCATGAGGCTGTGttggcttgttatgctaactggctagcgttagctagcgagctctgctactgtgctttttttttggcggtgctgttctacacagcgctctacagcgcctctagtggaatggcggtatgtgaaaaatgcatttcCCCCTCCGGTATACCATATGAACctgtataccacccagcactgtTAGTGAGGTCAATATACCCACAttcaatgctggtggctttgggTCTTAATATACCTGCATACCTTCATTAGAaagggtgttcacaaacatttaaattaaatatagtgTAGTGTGAAGAAGCTAATTTAGGGGTTTCTCACTCTCACTATCTAAACAATTTCTATTTAAAACAGGCTTATTTTATGTAGTTAAACTAACTCTTCTATGCTGTCTCTTAAAGAACTCTTAACAGCACCTTTATGTTTAGGAGTAAAAGTGCCTTGGTTAATGCATGGGTTATGAAATCTTTTGAAGTGCCTAGCTCTTATGAACTTTATAGCTCTCAGTGAGAGACTCTGAGTCTCTGGTTGTTGGAAGTGTGGAGATGTGGAGGTCTCTAAATGCTGTCTTTTCTTGCTAAGCAACGCACACTTTATCTACAGATTTACTGTGAAgttaacagataaaaaaaagaaaaaaaaacaaggctggGAACAAAGACGTGATCTTGCCTTGACAGACTGAGGTCTAAAATtgtacatgtgtatgtgtgtttgtatatgtgtgtgtgtgtgtatgtgtatgaaaGAGTGTGAGTAAAAGAGTTCATACAGACGTTATAATGGTCTTACTAGAGGCCTCATAACCGTTGGCCTtgcagttgctttttttttttataactgtcctacttaggcctgtcacgatgatTACATCATTGGCTTATCATACAGTATATCATGGACATGACCCCGAATATTTTTGCTGATATTGCCTATTGTGTTTAATTGTATATAATTTAGCAAAGACACTGATTTAAGCCAGTCACATTTTCTATTCTTTATTATGCTCTCTGTCCGAGTCCAGTGTGTGTGCAATTACCAATGCTTTAATGATGCCATCTCTGAATATGCtattttatatcattatataagtgacatgcagctctggaaaaagttaagagaccacttcagtttctgaatcagtttctctgattttgctatttataggtttatgtttgagtaaactgcagacaacgtttctcccaaattccaaataaaaatattgtcatttagagcatttatttgcagaaaatgagaaatggctgaaataacaaaaaagatgcagagctttcaaacctcaaataattaaaagaaaacaagttcatattcacaaagttttaagagttcagaaatcaatatttggtggaataaccctggtttttaatcagttttcatgcatcttggtatgttctcctccaccagtcttacacactgcttttgaataactttatgactttactcctggtgcaaaaattcaagcagttcagtttggtttgatggcttgtgatcatccatcttcctcttgattatattccagagatttttaattttggtaaaatcaaaagctcatcatttttaagtgatctcttctttttttcaagagctgtagaacgcttttaaaatggaaaaactgGTATATTTGATCACAAAtaccaataaaatattaaaaatatagttATCGTGACCGGTCATGTTCTACTTCTCTGAGGCCTCTCTCTCAGTATCTGGCTGCAGTCACGCACATCCATGAGTAGTcgcttttaatgcattttttttttttttagtttctacaaaaaaacaaacatatatgcTGTCTTTGAAGATAGCTGTTACACTCATTTGAGAGCCTAAAACTACTGGCAGGAAGGGTTCAGTTCCTGAGGTCCCCATTAATAAAAAACCTACTATTTCTACCTGTTAATAAAAGTGACATTTTTGGGTAATGTCCTGCAACCGTTcaatttaatctaattttatattaaaaaatctttaaatacacatacacataataATCCATCTAATAACTACAGGGCTGTACATCACCCATTGTTACCTTGCTGTTGTCTTAATTTATTAATGTGCAAGTAGCAATTACCGATTCACAATTAGAgactcttattttaaaatgttactaTTATGATTAATTTCTTTACACATATTTAATCTCCATCTTTACAAATCGATCAAATAAGGCATTTCTGTCCTATAACAGAACAATTAAACGCTTTTGTATGACTTAAAGTCCACCTATTTTTAATTGAAAACCCACCTGTTGTTGGGTTTTAAAACGTAccctttttttaatcacataACTTTGACTAAAAGTCAAGGTGTTGGGCTGTGTGAAGCAGTCTGAATGTTGCCCCCTCTAGTTGAGCTCCTTAACTTTCATTTTACCTTTTACTGAACGTACAGTGGGTATTAATGACTATGCAAACAAATGTGATTtatattttaatctgtatttaaCTCTGTGTATGTTGCTTTTGTACCGAGTAATCTTCTCTCTTGTGTTCTGAATCTTTATGGTACGTATATATTTCATTTCAGATGATGAAGGCTGAGTTAGTCCtcactactctactctacttctAATGGTTTTGTAGAAATGCACTTTTATCTCTAATATACAAACTTGTAATaaagtgttttattaaaaaatgggtatttttgcattttttgtaacAGGTTGCGCATAGAGTGCTGTGAAAGCGTTAGCCTCTAGGTCAAATTCCTGATTTTGTACAGTTCAATGATATTTCTATGTTTTGATTTGAGTGTTCCAGATCTTGCCACATCATTTCAATATAAACGAGACCATTCAAATTCAGATCAAATTCAGtgtttaatttttaaacattCTAAGGTAGATTAGTTTGTGttctttgtttttatattgttttatattagcTCATAATCAGGGACACATGAGATTCTCTTAaagaattttttaatttttaatttttttgagaacagtttttttttttttttttagtcaagaCTTCAAGTCTTCAAATCTTCAAAGAGCCaggaaacatacagctctggacaatattaagagaccacttcagtttctgaatcagtttctctgattttgatatttaaaggtaaatgtttgagtaaaatgaacattgatgttatattctataaactacagacatttcttccaaattccaaataaaatgagtcatttagaacatttatttgcagaaaatgagaattctctgaaataacaaaagagacgCAGagttttcaaacctcaaataatgcaaaaacaagttcagaaatcaatatttggtggaataatcctgtttttaatcacagttttcatgcatcttggcatgttctcctccaccagtcttacacactgcttttggataactttatactgctttactcctggtgcaaaaattcgaagaggtcagcttggtttgttgggttgtgatcatccatcttcctcttgattatattccagaggttttcaatttggtaaaatcaaggaaaaacatcatcatcaagtggtctcttattttttttaacagagctgtatattgattatttatatttagctGCAAAATTAGAAAagattattttatgtaatttctgGAATTACATCACATCCTATTTTACAGACTTGTTTAGGGGCTCAtaagttttagctgtttttttatagCCCACCCAACAGATGCCCCTCAGCTTGGTGAGTGGTACAGAGTTCAGGGCCAGGTTTCCTGTATTAGCATATGAATAGGGAACGCTCCAGCGCTGCTGAATACAGAAAGATCTCCTTTACACCTCACATCCCAAACTTGTAGTCCATTacaacacactctttctctcagttCAGAACCcgttaacacacaaacacacacaccgctctctattctctctctacacCCTGTGCTCAGCCTGTGTGATGTTGGAGAGGGATTTCTGTCGGGACTTTGATGGTTTTGAAGGACAGAGATGTtgtttgctgtttgctgttgtttgaCTGCTTTTAAAGGTTTCTTAGGAGCTCTAGGCCCCCTGGTGTTTCACTGACAGCAGAACAGAAGAGTTTCTCTGTGTGGTTTAGTCGGTGGGTGTTTGTCTCTTTCACTAGTGATTACCCAACAAGCTGTAAGTCtataaataaaagctgaaagCACATAGACATACTCTTCTTCACACTTGCTCATTATGAGTGCACACAGGACCAAGCAGCAGGAGATTGTTGAGTTgatttacactacattacactacattatataatgaattcagtaattcagttagcCTTCAACCCTCTCTGGAACAaatgagaccacctaaaaatgagtttctttgattttaccaaattaaaaacaggaATTTAAACCgatggaataaaatcaagagaaagatggatggccTATGAAAAAACAGCAGAGCCAGCTAAAACGTATAATTCCAAAACAAGTCTTCAGAAAATGTATATGATGTAATTCAAGAAATAATTAAATGAGCTGCAATGATTAGGTCCAGTTTTCCATATTTTAAAATTCTCTTTTCTCATTTTGTAGCTAAATATACATACTGATTtaatcaatatacagctctggaaaaaaaaagaaaagagaccacttaatgatgatgtttttcttgattttaccaaattgaaaccctctggaatataatcaagaggaagatggatgatcacaagccatcaaaccaagctgaaccgcttgaatttttgcaccaggagtaaaggcataaagttatccaaaagcagtgtgtaagactggtggaggagaacataccaagatgcatgaaaactgtgattaaaaaccagggttattccgccaaatattgatttctaaactcttaaaacattaagaatatgaacttgttttctttgcattatttgaggtctgaaagctctgcatcttttttgttatttcagccatttctcattttctgcgaataaatgatctaaatgacaatatttttatttggaatttgggagaaatgttttctgtagttcatcattttactcaaacatatacctataaatagcaaaatcaactgatttagaaactaaagtggtcccttaattttttccagagctgtatgcatgtCCTAAATCATGTAGGTTCACTCACTGTTAACTTCACACACCAGTTCATGCTGTGCATGCATCTACCTGTACACAGCAAACTGGATCTCTGACCACAGGAATGCTCAGTCAGACAGTAATGCGGGTTAACGCCGGCTGGTCCTTCACTGTTTTGATGAACCACGTCTGGAGAACAAAAGGTGTTGACTTGAGTTTACAGATGTTCATTGGTGAAGATCTTCCAGACCTGCCTCTTCCAGTCTATAATCCATCTTTTAAAGAGTTAAGCACTTGGATGAGCTGCTTTGCTGGTGCTCACACTGCCTCTGGTCTCAGAGCTCTAGGTTCACTTCAGTCCGACAAGGAACCGTCTTTAAGGGCTTTCTAGGATTCTAATGAACGAGATAGACAGAAGATCAGCTGAGAAGATTCCTGCATATGTGGATCTTCTTTCAGAATCCTCACTTTATTAAAGTaagtacactttaaaaaaatgaaacttaTTCTTGtcccttaatgtgatttttaaatcactgaagcgcaaaaaaatattaaattacactgtaaactatagcaaactagtcGCCTCAACTAaaattattaagtttcttgttaaattGTTGGTAtaactaaataatctgttttggcaaaatttacaaattgtagtcgAACTCTACTTGAGACCAacccaactactctgcactactgcacatgctcagtttgactctttagatAAACGTGGTCTACTGAACAATTATACAGGGATTTTAACCCGATGTTGGtaacactatttgcatattgggcgtgtcctcccatctctcactcaccatcagtgtgtagtcattccccacaggctatCTTTTCTTGGGATTTCTATATGtttaatatagttatatatataactGCCTGGCCAAATTTTTATACGTATGAAAAATGAATTTTCTAAAACTAAAGATTTCTAATGGGCACAACTggtggtgtttgtttttttttttttgaaacttaaaagtttgagttggcctcaaaactcaaaaatgtagtgcagtaagttgctttg from Astyanax mexicanus isolate ESR-SI-001 chromosome 11, AstMex3_surface, whole genome shotgun sequence encodes:
- the lrrc58b gene encoding leucine-rich repeat-containing protein 58 → MEVFEGVGSGEAVLDLSHLNFSVVSFDNVSEKRREETKQLHLCYNRLTALPASIERFTNLEFLDLSNNGLSVLSEGITRLTRLRTLIAKNNRLDEFSLPKEFGSLPLELLNLSGNRFEEIPAQFLQLRRLQSLSLGGNRLKGIPAEIENLTSLELLYLGGNLISDIPVELANLPVLSYLVLCDNRIQSIPPQFTRLHSLRSLSLHNNLLTYLPREILSLVQLQELSLRGNPLVVRFVKDMTYDPPSLLELAGRTIKSRNLRYSVEDMPAHLLNYLDLASKCPNPKCAGVYFDSCVRHIKFVDFCGKYRLPLMHYLCSPECTSPCSSNPQSDADSDDDQSVPADRLQRVLLG